A single region of the Streptomyces sp. NBC_00425 genome encodes:
- a CDS encoding MFS transporter — translation MTKRYSLRFYLAGAVAARAGDEMSGPSLMLAAFALAGSAVDASSLLAGITISAAVGGPVLGALLDRAGRPGRLLTGALVLYAAGLGMILAGLGRLPFGVTIVIAVVAGLLGPALSGGWTAQLPRVVLGDRLPRANALDAMTFSVASLAGPALAGGVAETLGASTAVVVSAVLIGLALPAAWMLPARSGRTQGAQASSVVSDLAAGLRVVVGRPSLARATLTSVLSCFAQGMLAACIPLLGERVLGGAGRGAVLLSCTAISAMMANAVLARFPRVVAPDTVIWVSALVQAAALSLAIWGQPAVLIVAVLIAGIGEGPQLAALFAVRHREAPERLRGQIFTTGASLKITGFALGAAVAGPVATRSLPGTLALAASVAVLAALGFFAVPSASATPSEDRARSD, via the coding sequence ATGACAAAGCGTTACTCACTCCGCTTCTATCTCGCTGGAGCAGTGGCAGCTCGTGCGGGGGACGAGATGTCGGGACCGTCGCTGATGCTGGCAGCATTCGCCCTGGCCGGATCGGCCGTCGACGCGTCGTCGCTGCTCGCGGGCATCACGATCTCTGCTGCGGTGGGTGGGCCGGTGCTCGGAGCGCTCCTTGACAGAGCCGGACGGCCGGGACGCCTGCTGACCGGGGCCCTCGTCCTGTATGCGGCGGGGCTGGGGATGATTCTCGCGGGACTGGGCCGCTTGCCGTTCGGTGTCACCATCGTGATCGCTGTGGTGGCGGGGCTGCTGGGGCCGGCCCTGTCGGGCGGATGGACGGCCCAGCTGCCCCGTGTGGTGCTGGGCGACCGCCTGCCCCGGGCAAACGCGCTCGATGCCATGACGTTCAGCGTGGCGAGTCTGGCCGGTCCGGCTCTCGCAGGGGGCGTTGCGGAGACGCTGGGGGCCTCGACGGCCGTGGTGGTCTCCGCGGTGCTCATCGGCTTGGCGCTGCCCGCTGCCTGGATGCTGCCCGCCCGTTCCGGCCGGACGCAGGGTGCTCAGGCAAGCTCAGTGGTCAGTGATCTCGCTGCTGGTCTGCGAGTCGTCGTCGGGAGACCGTCATTGGCCCGAGCGACCCTCACCTCGGTCCTCTCGTGCTTTGCTCAGGGCATGCTGGCGGCCTGTATTCCGCTCCTGGGCGAGCGCGTCCTGGGCGGAGCCGGCCGCGGCGCGGTGCTGCTCTCCTGCACGGCGATCTCCGCGATGATGGCCAACGCCGTACTCGCGCGGTTTCCACGTGTGGTCGCCCCCGACACGGTTATCTGGGTCAGTGCCCTTGTCCAGGCTGCCGCGTTGTCCTTGGCCATATGGGGTCAACCAGCCGTGCTCATCGTGGCCGTACTCATCGCCGGGATCGGTGAGGGACCTCAATTGGCTGCCTTGTTCGCAGTCCGCCACCGGGAGGCCCCTGAACGACTGCGCGGGCAGATATTCACCACCGGCGCCAGCTTGAAGATCACCGGATTCGCCCTGGGGGCGGCGGTTGCCGGACCGGTCGCGACCCGGTCCCTTCCAGGCACCTTGGCGCTCGCAGCGAGCGTGGCAGTCCTCGCCGCACTGGGATTCTTCGCTGTCCCGTCGGCATCTGCCACCCCGTCCGAGGACCGTGCGAGATCGGATTGA
- a CDS encoding IS5 family transposase, with the protein MPAVPRRRRYPSDTSVAEWALLEPLLPVPACQTKTGGHPEKWPRREIVDGIRYIVDNGAKWRALPADFPPWETVYGFFWRWNRAGVVTYIRDQLRRRIRTGKGRCPHPVTLIVDSQSVKGASTVGRNSRGYDAAKKINGRKRHITVDTLGLPVMITVTPADIQDRDAARDVFWRLRLTQPQITQVWADRGYAGELVGWARERLWLSLRIVSRPKGAKGFVVLPRRWKVERTIGWCMNARRNARDYERLPQHSEAHLNWALITMMTRRLTRKSPRTSQWTKKPPAARA; encoded by the coding sequence ATGCCCGCTGTCCCCCGTCGCCGCCGCTACCCGTCCGACACCTCCGTCGCCGAATGGGCACTGCTGGAACCCCTGCTGCCCGTCCCGGCCTGCCAGACCAAGACCGGCGGGCATCCGGAGAAGTGGCCCCGGCGGGAGATCGTCGACGGCATCCGCTACATCGTCGACAACGGCGCGAAGTGGCGGGCCCTGCCTGCGGATTTCCCTCCGTGGGAGACGGTTTACGGGTTTTTCTGGCGGTGGAACCGGGCCGGGGTCGTCACTTACATCCGTGACCAGCTCCGCCGCCGAATTCGTACCGGCAAGGGCCGCTGCCCGCACCCGGTCACGCTGATCGTCGACTCCCAGTCGGTCAAGGGCGCCTCCACCGTTGGCAGGAACAGCCGTGGCTACGACGCCGCGAAGAAGATCAACGGCCGCAAGCGACATATCACCGTGGACACCCTCGGCCTGCCCGTGATGATCACGGTGACGCCCGCCGATATCCAGGACCGCGACGCCGCCCGCGACGTGTTCTGGCGCTTGCGCCTCACTCAGCCGCAGATCACCCAGGTCTGGGCCGACCGCGGCTACGCCGGTGAACTTGTGGGCTGGGCCCGCGAACGCCTCTGGCTCAGCCTCCGCATCGTCTCCCGGCCCAAAGGGGCCAAGGGCTTCGTCGTCCTGCCCCGCCGCTGGAAAGTCGAGCGCACGATCGGCTGGTGCATGAACGCCCGCCGCAACGCGCGCGACTACGAACGCCTTCCCCAGCACTCCGAAGCCCACCTGAACTGGGCACTCATCACCATGATGACCCGGCGCCTCACCCGAAAGAGCCCCCGCACCAGCCAGTGGACCAAGAAGCCTCCGGCAGCCCGCGCCTGA